In Anopheles arabiensis isolate DONGOLA chromosome 2, AaraD3, whole genome shotgun sequence, the genomic window CAGCTAGATGTTCCAGTTCTGGCGACCATTGAACGATGAATTCGAAACCGAAGGGACCCGGAAATGCAAGTGTATCTTATTGCGATGTATCAAATTCGATCCCAAGTGTAGCAAAATACGTTACCTTAGTCttctttttaaacaaaccaaaaatgtGCCGTTAAAGCTGAATTGTTTCACTCGCGTATACTGCTGCCGCCTGTGCGACGTCAACAACAAGAAGGATTAGGCAGCGTGAGGATGAAATCCTTCTTCCTTTCGACGTACATCCCTTCATTCTTCCACATTCGAGTTTAGCTGCTGACCGAATTAGGGCAAGTGGTCGTAGAAAGTGGCTTCCTTGCTGTTATTCCTACGGAGGTGGAGGTGGCACAGGCAAACACAGGTGGCTAGCTACTACCCTCCCTCACCCCTTTTCCCCCTATTTCGGTCGGTGGTTTTGAGTATCGTGCTTCATTTTTGCTACCGTGCTCACTACGCCACGTTATTTTTTAAGCCATATTCGCGCTTTTGTGTCGGAATGGCAGTCGTGTGCGCCTTCGCTTGTCCTGGTTCTGGGTTCCGTGCCTTTCCGGTACATCTGAGcgccgcgtgtgtgtgggtgtgtgtacaACGTAAGGCGACACACATCACATCCATGGTCCCCGGCCCTGAGCACACGGTTCCTGAGTGGTACTTGTTTTCTGACTGGCGAAAATTTTTCACCAAGCCGCACCTCACAAGAGGGAACCACTTATGGTGTTCCTCCCCACTGCTCGCTCGTGAAAAGCAGTGAAGAGAGGATTCGTGCAGAAAAACCGGCACCACAATCGCTGTTCCCCCGTCTCTTTCCCCTGCATCGTTTCCTGCATTTCCTCCCTTGGACGCTCGCGCAATTCGCAGACCAAGGGTGGCaaggaagaagcaaaagtgTCTGGAATAGTAAGATGCTAGCGTTAGCGATATGTGTATAGGCAactacagacacacacacacacacacacacacacacgcgacccTGGAACGAAGATGCCCTGTACTGCCCCACGCGTGCAGACACTCGAATGGTTGGAAGATGAGAAAAATTTACGCAAATCGGTATTCTAAgcggagcagaaaaaaaaccctacacATACACCCATGCTTAGATTGGTTAGGCCGAAACGTGAAGAAACTGAAGTAGAATCTTCTGTCCACGACAGCCAACTAATGAAAAATCACGTTTGCTGACGTTTTGCTGCAGCAAGCATTACATTCCCGGACAAGCCTACGTCGGAGTGGACGAATTTTCGGCTATTGGCCATTCGCTGGAAAGCGTTGGAACATTTCTTGTCGCACTTGTCTCACTTGAAAACCAATTTTCGAACCATCAAACTCCGACTAATGCTTTTCCACCTGCTTTTCTGATTTACCCTTTTCCTGCTAGGGCGAAACCCCGCTTGTCACCGGTTGGAGGACGCAAGACCTACACCGAGGATGGGTTGCAGAATGCACTGCAGGACATACTCAGCGGACGGCTCGGTACGCGCCGGGCAGCGATGCAGTACGGCATCCCGCGCTCGACGCTACGCAACAAGGTGTACAAGATGGCGCTAGGCGGCAAGCGCGGCATGTCATCCCTGCtagaggacgacgacgataaGGACTCGCAGGACGGTGACATGAAGGATGGCGATCTGCTGGACAAACTACCCCAACAGGTGCTGGCCGACATGCTGATGAAGATGTGCGGCGGAGGAACCGGGACGCCTCGATCGCACGAGACCAACCTGACACCCACACCGCCCGCTACTGCGACACCACCCGCCCAGCATGCCACACCCGAGCCGGCTGCGCTAGACATTGCCGGCATGAGTCTAAAACCGCACCCCAGCTCCCAATCCATTGCCGTGCCGTCGACCACGCCACGTCTAGCGGGGTCTGCTACGGCGACGCCTCCCGCAACTACGCAGCCGCCACAGTCGTCACCGCTGGTTGCCGCCGCCGCGTCCACGCTGCTCAATCCGAACCTAGTGATGCAGGTGGAGCGCATTCTTCAGGTAACGGCGACCGCGCAAGCATCGGGCGAGACACAGCAGGCCCTGGCCGAGCTGCCCGAACTCCTCCGCAAGATcatcgaccagcagcagctgctggcggATCAAATTAAAAAGGCAAGCGTGAGTGGTAGCGTACCGGCCGCTGCCACGATACAACCGTCCGTGGCTGGCAGTGCCGGCGGTCCAAGTCCCACCATTCACGGACTTGCTCCGGCGGGTTCCGGTGTGCTGGGAAACGCGTCTGCACTGGACGCGGCCCTCGCGCGATCACCCTCACTCAGTGCGGCCCTCAGCACGAACGGAGGCGCCTCACAGGCAGCCACTGCAATTGATCCGTGCTATCTTCCGTTCCTGcaacagctgcagcaacagcagcagggcaAACTGCGAACTATGTCTGCAGGCACGCCGGACACACCCGCTTCGCTATCCTCCCTCGAGCTGAACGACGTGGCGAATGATGACCCGCACGTCATTCTGAAGATTCCGTCCTACGGACGAGCCCCTGGCGCCTCGCCAGGAGTTCCCGGCGTCCCGGCCAGCAGCAAAAATGGAGACCTGGAACGCCATCACCTGCATCATCACAATCTGACCACCCCGTCTCCGCCGACCGCTGCCGCGGCCGCCGTGCTCAGCAGTCTGGTCGGAACGCCCGCCCGAACGCCGCATTCGTCGGGTAGCCCACAGGCCGGCCTCCTGAACAGTGCCGTAACTGGTGGCGCTGGCATGGGGGGTGTCGCGTCAGCGCCCACCTCCTCCCAGGTGTCCTTGGCCTCGTCGCTCTCATCCTCTTCGCCGCTGTCCTCGCTGTCCGTGGCATCGTCGGTTGCAGTACAGCAGGAACGAGCCTCGCTTGGAGGCAGTGCGCAGACCAACCACCTGTCGGTCATATCGCCGCCCTTGATGAACCTGCGCGGTGCTGCAAAGGGAGAGTCTGCCCTTTCCCCGCCCGCTTCCGGTCATGGCTCGGCCCCAGGAATGACGTCCGGCGGTAAGCCAATGCTCTCCGTGCACGATGTGATAGCGCGTAGCATCAGCAAGAACTTCCAACAGCATCAGCAATCGGACATCATGCACAAGCAGCAGATGGAGCAAATGAAACGGCCCAGCATCTCCGTCATCAAAACGCTCGGCGATATTTCACACTTTGGCAGTGCGGCCGCGGCAGCCGCCGGGCTCGGTTCCGTCGGGAGTGCGGCtcagctggcggcggcggcggcggcggccgcagccAACAACACCGGCACCGGAGGCAAAGGCACACGTCCGAAGCGGGGCAAGTACCGCAATTACGATCGAGACAGTCTGGTGGAGGCAGTGAAGGCAGTGCAGCGCGGTGAAATGTcggtgcaccgagcgggcagCTACTACGGCGTGCCCCACTCAACGCTCGAGTACAAGGTGAAGGAAAGGCATCTGATGCGACCGAGAAAGCGCGAACCAAAACCGCAGCCCGGACTGGACGACCACCGGCTTGGAGGTTCATCCTCCGGCAAAGGGTCGTCGGACGGGGCATCGTCCTTGCGAGGCCTGGACAAGGGCAAGGGTGGTTTGGGCCTTGGCGCAGGCTCGAAAGGAGCGGCCGGGCTGGCTGGCCACTCTGGCAAgaaccatcatcatctgcaGCAACAGGTGCAACAGGCACAGTTTCCGAACAACTCGCCCAACGGTGCGCTCGgtgcaaagatgccaatgttCGATGCTTCGGCCATGGGCTACGGAGCGTCCTTCTTTTGGCCCCACACAACCGGCTTCAGTGGGATGCCCAGCGTTGACTATGCCCGCAGCCAACCCGCACCAGACGTGTTTAGCTCCCCGACGCTTATGCAACGCTTCCAGCAGGAAGCCACGGCTAGTGCACTGTCGCCAGCCGACTCACGACATTTTCCGGGTGGAAAGGCGAGTTCGGCCGGCGTTGGTAGCACCAATGCGAATCTGACCGCCCTGCCCAAGGGCAGCAGTGTGCGTGAGATGGCTGAACAGCTGTACGACGGCAGCGGTGCCAACGGAGGCTCCTTTCTGGATGACATTATTCGGCAAAGCCTCGACAAAAAGTCCGGCGACTTTGCTAGCCACAGTGCGCTCTTCGATCACTTGTTGAAAGGCAAGCTACGATCGACGGTCGCCGCTGCTGGCTCCGTGGGCAGTGCCGAGGATGCCAACACAGCCGCCCTGCACACGAAAGTGGCTACTAAACGAGCGGCCACCAGTCCCCCGATAGCATTCCACCCGGAGAGCATTAAGCGCGAGCGGGCCAGTCCCGGTGCCTcgtccacctcctccaccggcagcagcagcaaccgattAGGAGTTAACCTTGGCAACGACCAGCAACATCACGGACAGAACCTATCGCAGTCTGTCACCGGTATCAGTACGCCCGAACAGCTGGCGAAAAATGTCGAGAGCCTCATGAAACTGCACGAGAATCTTTCGTCGATGTCCGCGGCGCACCTACAGCGAACCGCGATGGAAGAACTCAACGGTACACAAGGCTCGACCGCATCACGCGCATCGTTGCTCGGCCACCAATCGGACTCGGTGGATCTGCACGGCTCGGACGGCGAAACAGACACGGACTCGGTACGATCGCACACCAATCATCACGGGCACAGCTTACGCCACagtctgcagcagcagcagcatcaccatcaccaacgGGGTCTGACGGACGACAGCTCATAGGGCCGGCTGCGCGGTGCATCGGCAATGCAACTGCGCCGACCCATCTGCTAAGCGTGCTGCTAAGTGTAAGTGATGATGCAGTGCCATGCCATTGCAGGCACTCAGTGTGAGCGATCGAGTGTGAGCGTGAGACCGGATGGCGCAGTGGCACAACACACTGGCCGCTGAAATGGAGAATTCATAGTTCAAATATTATTCTTATATTAATTGTATATCATCGTAGTCAAAGTGGGAGCAAGTGGGTGGCCCTTTTGCAAGTGCAAAGGCAAGGCGGAAGCGGAAGGCAGAAACCGGGACGATGCAGTAGCAGGttaaaagcaacacaaaacactgAAACACAAGTAGATACCGTTAACAGAGAGCACGAAGTGTTAACAATTTTATCCATTTAAGCGGAAGGGCAGAAGATCGCGGGAGCAGATGTAACTTAATCTTAGATCGAAACAAATATGGGAAGTGAAAGGAAGGTTCAACAAAGACTAACAATAATAATGTTACAAAGAGCTATACAGTACAGTGGGGAGAGCAAGGACGGAACCAATCAAATGCGCATGAGATGGCAAAACATACTTTACTATTTTCCTTACACTTTACATCGTCTACtatcacatcatcatcatcaacatcatcatcatcattatgatCGTGATCAGGTCACCCAAAAGCATACATGCATGATCACCGTTTTCCGATCATCAGAGATAGAGCTTAGTAGCTTGGTGGCTCTCGTAAAATGCGAAtcgaaaacacacactaacactaaCACAAAACGGTAGACATTTCCAATCGGGAGAAAGCTAAACAGGCATTGGAAATGGAAGCGAAACTTGAATGGCTACGAAAATCGCGTAACGGACAGCTAGAAGCAGAAGGCGAACGTGAACAGTAAAAGACAGAAAGGTATAATATCATCGCCAACCAAATGCTAGCATTTGAAGCACACGAAATGTTTTTTGACAATCGACAAATAGGCTCCTTGTGTGAACTTTACACTATAAACACATGTAGACAGACGTACACTCACAATcgtcaccaccaacaccaccaacacaaccatcaccaccaccaccaccactaccagctTCACGGTTTATGCTGAAAAGCAAACCAGCTGTCCACAGCGAACCCATCACCGTGACCCGGTCAAGGAGGCGGGCTTAGTGTAGGAATAAGATGTACGTGCAagaaaatgggggaaaatcGCGCAAAATATAACCCATTTCGATAAAGCACTCCtaacgacaacaacatcaacaacaccaccatcgcATCAATCGTAGCTTATTGGCAGGATTAAGTCGTGCATAAGTCGTACCGGTCACTCAAGTCCCCCAAATAGCCATCGTAACAGTCGCATTAAGGCTCCAACCCAAGTCGAAAACGACATAGAAAGTCccgaatttaaaaaaaaaaaacaacacagacCAGCAGTGCGTGCTGGCTTTCGGTGAAGGGAAGGGGAAAAAGGACGCCCAAACAAATAGAAACGATTGATAAATGTAATTACAATTTTTGGACATCTTTTTAGGCCCTTACAAGATTCCAGTGGGAAGCAGCTAAcaattttgctttgtttcctGCGCTGTTCTGACAGCAACtggaaacacaacacaaccaaacCGCGGGCAACCATCGCGCGGGCCATCAAAAAGACGGTGCACAATATCGtatgaaaaaagggaaaggaatttctggcaaacaaaaacgcataaAAAGGGTTAAAAAAccgcaaacgaaaaacaaaaaacaaatgactCCAAATCGATATCTCTTGACGGGTATTGTAATATTTTGGCCCTTGCAGTTACTTTGTGCTTCTGAGAGTGAGCAAACACGGAGGCAGAAAAGACAGGAAAATCtaacaaaataatcaaaaaaaaaaacctaaatgTTGTGGCTATATCAAAATTTGCAAAAGTATTATCGCTTCGATCAGGATCGAGAAAGTCACGAACCGTGTCAAAGGAAGCGAATCATAAGCAACCCAAACGTATAGAAGTATTACATCCAAACTTCAGGCAACCAAAAAAGTGATCCTGAAATCTGTTCGGTGTTCAAAATTATATCATCCAATAAAAATACCCTACAGCGATCGTCCCTCGGATAGGAGCAGCAGTAATCATCAAAACTCGAGCAAGAGCAGAGAAGAACGCAAGGCAAACTAATTCTACTTGTGAGCATGATGAGGGACGATCGTTGATACTCATCTAATACCTGGCGTCAAGTGCGACTCCTTTTTGTGTCGATGTGAATGCAAACTATCATGCATGCGTAGGATAGTATAATAGCACTGAAAAAAAGAGGTAAATTCAAAAGTATATAAAGACAAAAATCACTCTATGTTTCGACGTTTTTACATTCACTTCTAAGCAACGTACCGTCATAAGCGAATAAGTCAAAGGAAGGCCGAACGATGGTGGCCAGTCGAATGATGTTGTGTAAGAATCTTATCAAAATTTatctatacaaaaaaaacacagaatcATACAACAGATTATCTAAACTGTAACTGgatgttttttcgttttctaaaCGAGTTTAAAagtatttgaaataaaaaaaaaacaagaaccaaGACGAAGCATCAGAGAGAAAGTGCTCGATGCTAGCGAATGGCGAGCGGCATTAAATGCGCTCCAAACCATGAAACCATGAGGACTGAACAGTGCGACCACATTGATACGTACCGAGGGTACGGAGAGCCGGCAGTACGGCAGTATCAAGCGTCCGCCAAACTTCGATGCGTGTATTCCTATGCGAACGCACCAAAGGCTTGCCGGGAGCGATGTATCCGTATATCGTCGTCCCGTCcaggaaaatgaagaaaaaacaacagcaacaaaacacaaactaaGCATCTACAAACTCTCCCGTAACCTAGCCCACCCAAAACGATCATCCCCTCTATCAAACCCAAAATCAAGCATTCTGTATATGGCCAATGGCTACGGCTAGCATAGCAGAGTCAAAATCCAACCGtagctaaacaaaacaaaaaaataaggtGGAAAATAAGTAAGAAATATattatatgtgtgtgtcttcacGTCGCGTATACCTcaaatgataaacaaaaaatattaactGATCAAAATGGCGAATGGCAAGTGACTATTCAGGTATGGAATGGAAGCAAAATTTTAATCGAATCATTGAAAACGTAGCTAAATGCAATGCCGAGCGGACGAGCGGATAATTCGAATACGCGTGGGGACGATGCACTCCGTACAGTGACAGAAGGGATGTACTTTTACCGAATATAAGCTTTCGTTCCAAATTTAAGGTTCAAGTTccacttttctttttgcattcGTGTATGTTTGACTTACAGAGGCTAAGGATaggtttaatttttattagttttgagTTTGAAAATCtttcaaaaccaaaccatCTAAACGAAATTTAACAATGCCAGCAACAAttcattaacaaaaaaaaacaccatcacGTCCATCCTTTCTGGTATACTGTCGTGAAGCATCGCGAGAGCGAAAGCGTCTCAAATATATATATGCATGTAGTAAGAGAACAGCTAAAGCatatcccccctcccccagcaTATCCGCCGACGACAACAATGCTCTACTAGATGAATGAATTTGACGATGGAAAATGGGAATGCACACGGtaaagagagggagggagagacagagagagagagagagagagagagacggagagagaaaagaaggacggaaaaaatatatatttatacacTATCTGTGATTGATAATCCAAAATTTTGATGTATATTTTTCtctaaataaacaaaaaagaagaagaaaatttaaaatttaggAGCTAAAGCTAAAGGAGCAACCGTTGTTCGAACGGCAAAACGGTACAAGAAAGGCTAAtcaagagaaacaaaacactgtAAAACAATTGTAAAACGTGAAGCTAGACAATGAAAGGGCGTAGGattttgtctttgtttttttttctggtgtaGCGAATGTTTGACCAACCAACCAATGGATgccacgcacgcacacgcgaaCGACCCGGACGGGCCAGCTCGCTACCAGCTCGCTGGCCGAACCCGGGGCACGCAAAAatgtgcttttctttctttgttccatcttttctgttttgttattctttcGACCAAAACTAAGATTTCGTTAGTAATTGTTAGGAGCGACGAAAGGTGCAAGATGGGGGGAAGGGtagcacaccaaaaaaaaaaaaaagaaaagaaaaaatacgcgACGCGAGATGGATTTATTTTAAGCGAAATTTTCCAACCTATTTCTAGTAGTGCGTGCTATTTAGTGCATCGGTGTCGGCGTCAGAACGCAGCAACGCAGCAAACGGCGCCGGCACGGAACACTGGCACGGAAGTAACGATGGAGCAACGTTTTTGTCCTTCGATTTTAGTGTTTAGCGGAAGCGGTTAAGGTGTAACGTAGCAGTGTTTGTAGCTACCCCTCACAAAATGGAGGCGATTCAATCGCGGGGAGGCGAATAGCGTGCGCTAAATAGACTGAGAATATGCGCAAGGAATAATATATGCATGGTGGTGTGCAGAAtaaacaattgaaaataaCATTATTGAATGGAGTGCGATCGAATACGGGGAGACGTTGAAGATGttgaagaaaacacaaaaagtgcAATTAGAACGATGTAAACCGTAACATATTCGTTATTTATATTGACAAACAAGCTGAAAAAActgagagaaaaagaaacaaaagctaTACAAAAGCTATACAAAAATATTAATGcaaaaaacaggcaaaaatgctaagaaatgaaacacagaaagaagaaaaaacactcacaaaacATACGCATTTacttacagacacacacacccacacacacacacacacacaaacacacaaatgctTGTGACACTGACATGCGAATACAAGTGGTAGgtgtaataaatttaaatatataggaaaaattatttaattctatatttacaaacgaaaacaaaacgaacaaacaaaaaacaagtgaAACAGGCAGCAAGCGTCGTAaaagaaaaggataaaaacaaacgatgcGCTGACCAAAATGCGGTGCATATTGATGAGCGTATGATTGCCATGGTGACGCCAAGACCACGTAGTATACAGCGACCAATGCGTCCGCGAAACAGTaagcacacacatgcaagGAGTATCCAAATTTTGTTGGTTACGAAACAACTAAAACTACATGAAGCAGGAAAGtcagcaaacaaaagaaaaaaaaaggacatgaAAATGTAAATCAAAACCTCGGActcagaaaaacaaaatcaagaaGCCCACTGCAAGTAGGAGAAAACaaatgtttcgtttcttttcggTGTTAGGCTTAAAGGGCAGAGGTGTCGAAATCTAAATTGCGCATaatgcaaaaccaaaaccgaacCGAGTCATGTGTTTAAAGTCGCTTACGCATCTAGCCTACGTGGTCCGCAAAGGGGACGCGTGGAACAAAGCGGCACATAGCGTCACCACTGTGGGAGCAAAAAGCAACAGAATACGCAAAGTGAAAATGtcttttttactgtttttggAGAGGCTATAGAATGAAGCATTTAACGAGAACGCTACTAAATGGACGAATTCTCTCTGTAGCAAAAAGGAACAGCCATTCAAGCGTCCTGTAAGATTTTATCTTCCTTTCTCTCATGGGTTTTCGATagttttccgttttcttttAAGTTTAtaatcccccctcccctttctCCTCTTCCCCTATGTCTATCCTGAATTTGCTTCCCCCCTGTCCCCAGTCCCGCAACCCTTTATCTTCCCGTTAACATTATGCCTTTATCTTCCCGTTCGATAACGTTTGTCTCAACAACAGCCCTCAAACGCAATATTGGACAATACGGTAGAAAGACGGTACGGAACGAACGTTACCGATGCGATCGGCAAATCGGTTTCGATCGACCTAGCGATCGACCTAGCAGCTACCCTATACACGGTGGAAGAAAACTCAAAACAAATAGCTagtgcaatgttttttttaatactattgttttattaatgCAAAATAATATGATCGAACCTTCCATGTTTTCCTTTTATCTGTGCTTTAAGTGaacgaaatcaaaaataaCTTTTAAGATTTAACTATGCGTACGAAAGAGTGACACTACTAGGAATGCAAAaacgcgcagcagcagcagcagtagtaggaAGTAGGAgagcaaacatattttatgGCGGAAGTTTTGTACAATtttcaaataacaaacaaacaacagcatcTAAGATCTAAACGAAAAATGCAGGCGGCCGTTGAAGGAAACTAAAACTGTTAAGCAAAATGCGCTAATACTATACGCGTAAATGTGCAACAATGGGATAGCAAAAGCgagacaaaaaacaaacaaacaaactcttcGAATCGcattttactttttcattgtATTGCAAACGGATCCCAAGTGTCCTAGTTATGATTTGTATGGTTTgcaaattattcaatttactGTGTCCTAAGTTCACAAAACAACATCTTCcctcttcttttttatcaAACGGACCAATAGTAACAGAGAGTatcacacagcagcagcgataaTGCGGCTGTAACCAATAGGTAGAAACGTTCGAGCAAATTTCTTTGTTTCGGAGCAAGTTTCGTACAAAAACCCGGATTTCGGTCACGGAAACCACCACTGAATCAAACTTCAAACCTACgcaataaaataacaacaacaagcagaACACGGCTCTTAAGCAACAGCACTACTTATtgcaacagaaaaacaaaaaacaaaacattgcaaGGCAACAGTTAAACATATAAACACACATGCAACACACATTCAATACAGGAAATATTCGATTGTTTGTCGTACATTTTAAGCATATTTGTTCACTTTAGGAAACGTCACGTTTGAACAGTTCCAACAGTTTGGCAAATGTTTTACCAAccggaaacaaaataatacatcAAGAAAACTATCtgcagaagaagcaaaacacactcacaagcaACAGTGTAGCACGGACAGTGAAACCCAGTAACAAACAGCAGACTGCAACGAGCACACAATAGAAGGCCCATTCATTATTCagcaagagaagaaaaaaaacgtaccaAAAATCTTACCAACAGCTACCATCAAAACTGAGATGGAACTCATACAACAGCTAAAGATCATTTCAGcaagaggaaacaaaaacaactaaatagcaccaccagcatcacTACTACCATCCCTACCATCAGCAGTATAATGCCTCCATCAAATACCACCAAATATAATACAACTACATCATCGTAAAATACCAATCTTCCTATCCTCCGTACCACCATCTCCACCACTCCCACCAAACATCACCATTCAACACTACAAACTTCCCTGAAAACTAACCTATGCCGACAGTCGATTGGCACTGGGATACATCGCCGCCGATGTCGCGAATGCCACCATCAACTATGGACCGGCACGAGCAGTGCGTGCGATGTATCACAGTGTACACATATAAAtagaagagaaacaaaaaactgacatACAGAAGAACCACCACTACAGAAAACAGCAATGAAATTACAATAGCGCTAATGCAATAGAACTAAACTCTACACACCTACACAACCCACTACTCACCCACTCATGCATACACGACCGCAAACGCCCAGCACGCTGGGTGACAATAGTCAAGTAAAATGGATTAATAATACCACAGGAAGACCAACACACTTCAAACTCCCAGTTACggttataattattattgctACAGTCCGTGGGGAACAGAGAGACAATTGCGTAAAAGTTAAAGTCAATAGTCACCAtatcactcactcactcactctctttctctaacaCACTACACACTCACTTACAAACTTACGATCTACTACCAATGCTCGGTTTAGTATACAATAGCCCGGCTACTGAGATTTGGTGGAGCTGTCGATGCAAGCGCACCGACAGACTCGGCCGACCATGTTATcgctcacaacacacacacacatacatactacttacagaagcagcagcagcagcagtaatcTTTATTGTACAATAGCCAGGATTGATGGATAAGCACTGACTTATCTCTTGTTCACATTTTCCACAtcacaatacacacatacacaccgacaCAAATATTACATACAATAATACAGCCGCGATCGGGCGCGGCAGCATAGCCCGTACGATCGTGTGcattaatgtttaaattttgttaCAGTTCTCTTACTAAGCAGTAATAATAACCGTAatgaacagaaacagaaaataGAAATAGTAGAaggaaaatacacaaaaaaataagccATTCCAACACCCTCAAACACCCCCCAACCCAAATCCCCACAATTTCCTCCGCTGCGTTATGTCGtactaaaaaaacagaaacagctGATGATGATCCTCTAAATGACCACACTCTACCACAGTAACTCTCAGCAGCTCAGCAGCGAtcaatcaattcaattcaattacaaACCGCAGTTCTTACAATAGTTACAATAGTGAAACAAtaagaagcaaacacaactGTAAAGTCAATGTACAAAccattacaaacaaacaatgaaaATGCTACGTTACAGTACATGTTCGTAAACAATATCAATACCAAATATCGGATGTTCCCCCGTGGGCAAGAAAAGCTGAACACTCCCGCCGTGTACTCCCGTTTTTCTCTCGGGTAAAACCAACTACCCACAGCCactaaaataggaaaaatgaGGAATGGCATGAGCATTCAGCTAAAACAGAAATACAAAACCGCGCTACCTGTCTGCGGTGGACCATTCGATGCCAATAGAAAACAATAGAACCCCGTCGCTGAAGCAGAGCGAGAAACAATTAATTCACAGCATCAAGcccacacacccaaacacatacaaactcaCACTTAACACACATGTAATAGTGGCGCTGATGCAAATTAGGCGCATTTAAATAGAACACAGGTTCCAATAGTATAAACTGCAGGATGCAAATgcataagcaaaaaaaacccataagTGAACCACCCGAAATCGGATAGTACACTCATCATTTCTTTATCATAATTCACAAACCTACACTTACAACTTCATACAACAGTTCAGTGCAACGAGTTGGATTAACgtaatcaaatttaaatga contains:
- the LOC120907331 gene encoding mushroom body large-type Kenyon cell-specific protein 1-like isoform X3, whose protein sequence is MFSEASSFLPAKDMRLERVAEELMGRRKWKHYQDVLTRQQLNLLDPSTTNSTEDDLLTGTTGVAAAAAAAAAAATAAQLHQGQLMNSASATAAATALALAGGGMIDQKTNHPAAIVAAANAAAVASLTTPAAAQAAANTTAATAIVRNGHCQQDDVDVDPKTAASASPDSPRAANCLASEKHSPSSARSPRHGKDDRAASPVSRNCHTNDNGTATPRTGATDAEGTPPLSASPSGTIERDSARPKSTSGTEQAALVEPSIPNTPDRGRASSVASPDLRGEQTATEHAESMSIVKQEPIEHVDPSPIKSEQPNPEVAVVPKLPIVGTNNNNNIINSNNNTIQHRSNGMAIEDGSAGTKPLTAETPVEPEAATPVDWKPQDKCYFCVDGKLLTVNETGELVPESGPAPTEAELRLNRRAAAAAALAESDSDTSESSEPELLASLLSAGAAGGMSNKSLVALLREAGASQNLPSLQSFVAQYTAAASLQGLQPNLAQLYNPALWYSQLQQQMSPSAVETVAGGAATAALSPTTAAKMAAQLGAVGGTGEQPLDLSAKPGTSGMTSLLSSMMDPKHLYKAKPRLSPVGGRKTYTEDGLQNALQDILSGRLGTRRAAMQYGIPRSTLRNKVYKMALGGKRGMSSLLEDDDDKDSQDGDMKDGDLLDKLPQQVLADMLMKMCGGGTGTPRSHETNLTPTPPATATPPAQHATPEPAALDIAGMSLKPHPSSQSIAVPSTTPRLAGSATATPPATTQPPQSSPLVAAAASTLLNPNLVMQVERILQVTATAQASGETQQALAELPELLRKIIDQQQLLADQIKKASVSGSVPAAATIQPSVAGSAGGPSPTIHGLAPAGSGVLGNASALDAALARSPSLSAALSTNGGASQAATAIDPCYLPFLQQLQQQQQGKLRTMSAGTPDTPASLSSLELNDVANDDPHVILKIPSYGRAPGASPGVPGVPASSKNGDLERHHLHHHNLTTPSPPTAAAAAVLSSLVGTPARTPHSSGSPQAGLLNSAVTGGAGMGGVASAPTSSQVSLASSLSSSSPLSSLSVASSVAVQQERASLGGSAQTNHLSVISPPLMNLRGAAKGESALSPPASGHGSAPGMTSGGKPMLSVHDVIARSISKNFQQHQQSDIMHKQQMEQMKRPSISVIKTLGDISHFGSAAAAAAGLGSVGSAAQLAAAAAAAAANNTGTGGKGTRPKRGKYRNYDRDSLVEAVKAVQRGEMSVHRAGSYYGVPHSTLEYKVKERHLMRPRKREPKPQPGLDDHRLGGSSSGKGSSDGASSLRGLDKGKGGLGLGAGSKGAAGLAGHSGKNHHHLQQQVQQAQFPNNSPNGALGAKMPMFDASAMGYGASFFWPHTTGFSGMPSVDYARSQPAPDVFSSPTLMQRFQQEATASALSPADSRHFPGGKASSAGVGSTNANLTALPKGSSVREMAEQLYDGSGANGGSFLDDIIRQSLDKKSGDFASHSALFDHLLKGKLRSTVAAAGSVGSAEDANTAALHTKVATKRAATSPPIAFHPESIKRERASPGASSTSSTGSSSNRLGVNLGNDQQHHGQNLSQSVTGISTPEQLAKNVESLMKLHENLSSMSAAHLQRTAMEELNGTQGSTASRASLLGHQSDSVDLHGSDGETDTDSVRSHTNHHGHSLRHSLQQQQHHHHQRGLTDDSS